From a region of the Pectobacterium aquaticum genome:
- a CDS encoding amidohydrolase, which produces MSEACGHSGSISCSCCSPLWKSFFPDTPVEIPEGENSLHIETKLFRSAPNKDGSPGEAILTLEDGKEVAVEAMGIRDGLVVATGSYQDVKAKMPKNTSEHQLSGKQTLLPGLIEPHVHITSSAMLSGIGNDVSPFEEQKLRKSYNRSWVISHLQEKALPHKSDKWLIGFGADPSLFVEGNKAFDADALDKITTLQPVFVLNASMHLAYINHAAIKCVKDYYADKPPLVPPISENGILKEIVGIQPVLNVMVSSYPKTELAVKLIASMSKLFALASKRGVTYMLDAGVEPKGDKPGFDQVGFLDKWAHLSICPVRIGGALIVTSSEDFENKVVNYYSPGYGDEHFHLPYIKVISDGSNQGLTGYQSTPYCCNHLYEKTPSVDNVGAFNFDPSTNINTLVQNVVDKNWSLMIHTNGDEAIKLTLASFKLAGVTSDTYELRRDRLEHASLLTDDHLVEMKQLGISPSFLIGHVGYWGWAFQQTILGEDRANHLDRCQSALNHGMRITLHSDNGVTPLGPLRMMEQAISRVMEGAPQQVTPAVLREQERISRFAALKAATYDAAWQCHADQWVGSLVAGKCADFIILADSPLTYDSADKNNPVKGMRDIPVLETWKGGRKVYSS; this is translated from the coding sequence ATGAGTGAAGCATGTGGCCATTCCGGTAGCATAAGCTGTTCCTGCTGTAGCCCTCTGTGGAAATCATTTTTCCCCGATACGCCAGTTGAGATCCCTGAGGGGGAGAACAGCCTACATATTGAAACGAAGCTATTCCGTTCCGCACCAAATAAGGATGGGAGCCCTGGAGAAGCTATTCTGACGTTAGAGGATGGGAAGGAAGTTGCAGTTGAGGCCATGGGCATTCGTGACGGACTGGTGGTTGCGACGGGTTCGTATCAGGATGTGAAAGCCAAAATGCCGAAAAACACGTCTGAGCATCAATTATCAGGCAAACAAACGCTGTTACCGGGGTTGATTGAGCCGCATGTCCACATCACTAGCTCCGCGATGCTTTCTGGTATTGGTAATGATGTTAGCCCATTTGAAGAGCAAAAATTACGCAAAAGTTATAACCGTAGCTGGGTGATATCCCATCTACAGGAGAAGGCGTTACCGCATAAATCCGATAAATGGCTTATCGGATTTGGTGCTGATCCATCGCTGTTTGTTGAGGGAAATAAGGCATTTGATGCTGATGCTCTCGATAAAATCACGACACTCCAACCGGTATTTGTCCTCAATGCCTCGATGCATCTTGCTTATATCAATCATGCAGCGATTAAGTGTGTTAAAGACTATTATGCAGATAAACCACCCCTTGTCCCACCTATCAGCGAAAACGGTATCCTTAAGGAAATAGTTGGTATCCAGCCAGTGCTAAATGTCATGGTCAGTAGCTACCCTAAAACGGAATTGGCGGTAAAGCTCATTGCCTCAATGAGCAAACTGTTTGCTTTGGCGAGTAAACGTGGCGTGACTTATATGCTCGATGCGGGTGTTGAACCAAAAGGCGATAAGCCTGGCTTCGATCAAGTTGGTTTTCTTGACAAATGGGCTCATCTTTCGATTTGTCCGGTGCGTATAGGCGGTGCGCTGATTGTTACGAGTAGTGAGGATTTTGAAAATAAAGTGGTGAATTATTACTCTCCGGGGTATGGAGATGAACACTTTCACTTGCCGTATATCAAGGTTATTTCAGATGGTTCAAACCAAGGGCTGACGGGGTATCAATCCACCCCGTACTGCTGTAATCACCTCTATGAAAAAACGCCGAGCGTGGATAATGTCGGTGCCTTCAACTTTGACCCATCCACTAATATCAATACGCTGGTGCAGAACGTTGTAGATAAAAACTGGTCATTGATGATTCATACGAATGGCGATGAAGCCATCAAGCTGACCTTAGCGTCTTTTAAACTGGCTGGCGTGACATCAGATACTTACGAACTGCGGCGGGATCGTTTGGAACATGCCTCCCTGCTCACTGACGATCATCTTGTGGAAATGAAACAGCTCGGTATTTCCCCCAGTTTCTTAATTGGTCATGTGGGGTATTGGGGCTGGGCATTCCAGCAAACCATTCTGGGAGAGGATCGCGCTAATCACCTTGATCGCTGCCAATCCGCTCTTAATCACGGGATGAGGATTACGCTACACAGCGATAATGGTGTTACACCGCTTGGCCCGCTGCGCATGATGGAACAGGCGATTTCTCGTGTTATGGAAGGCGCACCTCAACAGGTGACTCCTGCTGTGTTGCGCGAGCAAGAGCGGATTTCCCGTTTCGCCGCGCTTAAAGCCGCAACTTATGATGCCGCCTGGCAGTGTCATGCAGATCAATGGGTCGGATCGTTGGTCGCTGGTAAATGTGCTGATTTTATTATTCTGGCAGATTCCCCGCTGACCTATGATTCAGCAGATAAAAATAATCCCGTGAAAGGTATGCGTGATATTCCGGTTCTGGAAACCTGGAAAGGGGGGCGTAAGGTGTACTCAAGCTAA
- the hisIE gene encoding bifunctional phosphoribosyl-AMP cyclohydrolase/phosphoribosyl-ATP diphosphatase HisIE yields the protein MLPVVVQHAVSGEVLMLGYMNQDALQATEKSGKVTFFSRTKQRLWTKGESSGHFLNVVSITPDCDNDTLLILVNPIGPTCHLGTSSCFSPAASDWTFLYQLEQLLAERKHADPDSSYTARLYASGTKRIAQKVGEEGLEAALAATVHDREELTNEAADLMYHLLVLLQDQDLDLATIINRLKARHNK from the coding sequence ATGCTGCCAGTTGTCGTGCAACATGCCGTATCCGGTGAAGTGTTGATGCTGGGCTACATGAATCAGGATGCCTTACAGGCCACAGAAAAGAGCGGCAAAGTGACGTTTTTTTCGCGTACCAAGCAGCGTCTGTGGACTAAAGGCGAATCTTCCGGCCATTTCCTGAATGTCGTCTCTATTACGCCAGACTGCGATAACGATACACTGCTGATTCTGGTTAACCCTATCGGACCAACCTGTCACCTTGGCACCAGCAGTTGCTTCTCGCCTGCTGCCAGCGACTGGACGTTCCTCTATCAGCTAGAGCAACTGCTAGCCGAGCGTAAGCATGCTGACCCAGATAGTTCTTACACTGCGCGTCTGTATGCCAGCGGCACCAAGCGCATTGCGCAGAAAGTCGGTGAGGAAGGATTGGAAGCGGCATTAGCAGCAACGGTGCATGACCGCGAAGAACTGACCAACGAAGCCGCGGATTTGATGTACCACCTGCTGGTGCTGTTGCAGGATCAGGATTTAGATCTGGCGACGATTATCAATCGCCTGAAAGCCCGTCATAATAAGTAA
- the ycaO gene encoding 30S ribosomal protein S12 methylthiotransferase accessory factor YcaO, translated as MTQTFIPGKDAALEDSIARFQQQLQDLGFNIEEASWLNPVPNVWSVHIRDRDCPLCFTNGKGASKKAALASALGEYFERLSTNYFFADFYLGKTIANGDFVHYPNEKWFPIPEDDALPEGILDARLHQFYDPEQELSASDLIDLQSGNADRGICALPFTRQSDQQTVYIPMNIIGNLYVSNGMSAGNTANEARVQGLSEVFERSIKNRIIAESISLPEIPQEVLNRYPGVVEAIATLEKEGFPIFSYDASLGGKYPVICVVLFNPANGTCFASFGAHPDFGVALERTVTELLQGRGLKDLDVFTPPTFDDEEVAEHANLETHFIDSSGLISWDMFKKTADYEFADWSFKGSTEEEFATLMAIFKQEDKEVYIADYEHLAVYACRIIVPGMSDIYPADDLLLANNSMGAHLRDTLLALPDSKWEKEDYLTLLQQLDDEGLDDFTRIRELLGIATGKDNGWLTLRVGELKAMLALAGGDLDQALTWTEWTQDFNDSVFTAQRSNYYRCLQTLLLLAQEPERDPAEYYDAFTKMYGSETVDAASAAVAGEACFYGLFAVDDTFSSLPAHQSLLAAYEKLQQAKRRYWQAK; from the coding sequence ATGACTCAAACGTTTATCCCAGGCAAAGACGCCGCCCTGGAAGATTCCATCGCCCGTTTTCAACAACAGCTCCAAGACCTGGGGTTTAACATCGAAGAAGCGTCATGGCTGAACCCGGTGCCAAATGTCTGGTCTGTCCATATTCGAGACCGCGATTGCCCGCTCTGCTTCACTAACGGCAAAGGCGCCAGTAAGAAAGCGGCACTTGCTTCCGCGTTAGGCGAGTATTTCGAGCGTCTGTCCACCAACTATTTCTTCGCTGACTTCTATCTCGGCAAGACGATCGCCAACGGTGATTTCGTTCACTACCCGAATGAAAAATGGTTCCCGATTCCAGAAGATGATGCGCTACCGGAAGGTATTCTGGATGCCCGTCTGCATCAGTTTTACGATCCTGAGCAGGAACTGAGCGCCAGCGATCTGATCGATCTGCAATCTGGCAATGCCGACAGAGGCATTTGCGCACTGCCGTTTACCCGTCAATCCGATCAGCAAACCGTTTATATCCCGATGAATATCATCGGTAACCTGTACGTATCTAACGGGATGTCCGCAGGTAACACCGCCAACGAGGCCCGCGTTCAGGGGCTGTCTGAAGTGTTTGAGCGCAGCATCAAGAACCGCATCATTGCCGAATCCATCAGCCTGCCAGAAATTCCGCAAGAGGTGCTGAACCGCTACCCAGGCGTGGTGGAAGCGATTGCAACGCTGGAAAAAGAAGGTTTCCCGATTTTCTCTTACGATGCCTCACTGGGCGGGAAATATCCGGTTATCTGCGTGGTGCTGTTTAATCCCGCCAACGGCACCTGCTTTGCCTCCTTCGGCGCGCACCCTGACTTCGGCGTGGCGCTGGAGCGTACCGTTACCGAGCTGCTGCAAGGCCGTGGCCTGAAAGATTTAGACGTGTTCACCCCACCGACGTTCGATGATGAAGAAGTTGCCGAGCACGCTAATCTGGAAACCCACTTTATCGACTCCAGCGGTCTGATCTCTTGGGATATGTTCAAGAAAACAGCGGATTATGAGTTTGCCGACTGGAGCTTTAAAGGGTCGACGGAAGAAGAATTCGCTACATTGATGGCGATCTTCAAGCAGGAAGATAAAGAAGTCTACATTGCTGACTATGAGCATCTGGCCGTTTATGCCTGCCGCATCATCGTACCGGGAATGTCGGACATCTACCCTGCCGACGATCTGTTGCTGGCCAATAACAGCATGGGTGCTCACCTGCGTGACACGCTGCTGGCGCTGCCTGACAGCAAATGGGAAAAAGAAGACTATCTGACGCTGTTGCAACAGTTGGATGACGAAGGTCTGGATGATTTCACCCGCATACGCGAGCTGCTTGGCATTGCCACCGGCAAAGATAATGGCTGGCTCACTCTGCGCGTTGGCGAATTGAAAGCCATGCTGGCTCTGGCTGGAGGCGATCTGGATCAGGCGCTGACCTGGACAGAGTGGACGCAAGATTTCAACGACTCCGTCTTTACGGCACAGCGCAGCAATTATTACCGTTGCCTGCAGACCCTGCTGTTACTGGCGCAAGAGCCTGAGCGCGATCCGGCAGAATATTACGATGCCTTCACCAAAATGTACGGCAGTGAGACCGTCGATGCCGCTAGCGCTGCGGTTGCTGGCGAAGCCTGCTTCTATGGTCTGTTTGCCGTGGATGACACCTTTAGCTCTTTACCTGCACACCAATCGCTGCTGGCTGCCTATGAAAAACTGCAACAGGCGAAACGTCGTTATTGGCAAGCAAAATAA
- the rpsA gene encoding 30S ribosomal protein S1, whose translation MTESFAQLFEESLKEIETRPGSIVRGVVVAIDKDVVLVDAGLKSESAIPVEQFKNAQGELEIQVGDEVDVALDAIEDGFGETLLSREKAKRHEAWLTLEKAYEEAATVTGIINGKVKGGFTVELNGIRAFLPGSLVDVRPVRDTLHLEGKELEFKVIKLDQKRNNVVVSRRAVIESENSAERDQLLENLQEGMEVKGIVKNLTDYGAFVDLGGVDGLLHITDMAWKRVKHPSEIVNVGDEITVKVLKFDRERTRVSLGLKQLGEDPWVAIAKRYPESTRLTGRVTNLTDYGCFVEIEEGVEGLVHVSEMDWTNKNIHPSKVVNVGDVVEVMVLDIDEERRRISLGLKQCKSNPWQLFAETHNKGDRVEGKIKSITDFGIFIGLDGGIDGLVHLSDISWNVAGEEAVREFKKGDEIAAVVLQVDAERERISLGVKQLSEDPFNNYLSVNKKGAIVTGKVTAVDAKGATVELADGVEGYLRASDASRDRVEDATLVLSVGDSVEAKYTGVDRKNRVVSLSVRAKDEADEKDAIATVNNKPEENNFSSAMAEAFKAAKGE comes from the coding sequence ATGACTGAATCTTTTGCTCAACTCTTTGAAGAATCCCTGAAAGAAATCGAAACCCGTCCTGGTTCCATCGTACGTGGTGTTGTTGTTGCTATTGATAAAGATGTCGTACTGGTTGACGCCGGTCTGAAATCTGAATCTGCTATTCCGGTAGAGCAATTCAAGAACGCACAGGGCGAACTGGAAATTCAGGTTGGTGATGAAGTTGACGTTGCTCTGGACGCTATCGAAGATGGCTTCGGTGAAACGCTGCTTTCTCGCGAAAAAGCTAAACGTCATGAAGCATGGCTGACGCTGGAAAAAGCTTACGAAGAAGCTGCAACGGTTACCGGTATTATCAACGGTAAAGTTAAAGGCGGTTTCACTGTTGAGCTGAACGGCATTCGCGCGTTCCTGCCAGGTTCTCTGGTAGACGTTCGTCCGGTTCGCGACACGCTGCATCTGGAAGGCAAAGAGCTTGAGTTCAAAGTTATCAAGCTGGATCAGAAACGCAACAACGTTGTTGTTTCCCGCCGTGCAGTTATCGAATCTGAAAACAGTGCTGAGCGCGATCAACTGCTGGAAAACCTGCAGGAAGGCATGGAAGTTAAAGGTATCGTTAAGAACCTTACTGACTACGGTGCATTCGTTGATCTGGGCGGCGTTGATGGCCTGCTGCATATCACTGATATGGCTTGGAAACGTGTTAAACATCCAAGCGAAATCGTCAATGTGGGCGACGAAATCACTGTTAAAGTGCTGAAATTCGACCGCGAACGTACCCGTGTGTCTCTGGGTCTGAAACAGCTGGGCGAAGATCCATGGGTCGCTATCGCTAAGCGTTACCCAGAAAGCACGCGTCTGACTGGCCGCGTAACCAACTTGACTGACTACGGCTGCTTCGTTGAAATCGAAGAAGGCGTTGAAGGTCTGGTGCACGTTTCCGAAATGGATTGGACCAACAAAAACATCCACCCATCCAAAGTTGTTAACGTTGGCGACGTAGTAGAAGTCATGGTTCTGGACATCGACGAAGAACGTCGTCGTATCTCTCTGGGCCTGAAACAGTGCAAATCTAACCCATGGCAACTGTTCGCAGAAACCCACAACAAGGGTGACCGCGTTGAAGGTAAAATCAAGTCTATCACTGACTTTGGTATCTTCATCGGTCTGGACGGCGGCATCGACGGTCTGGTTCACCTGTCCGACATCTCTTGGAACGTGGCTGGCGAAGAAGCCGTTCGCGAATTCAAGAAAGGTGATGAAATCGCCGCTGTTGTTCTGCAGGTTGACGCAGAGCGCGAGCGTATCTCCTTGGGTGTGAAACAACTGTCTGAAGACCCGTTCAATAACTACCTGTCTGTTAACAAGAAAGGTGCTATTGTTACTGGTAAAGTTACAGCAGTTGACGCCAAAGGTGCTACAGTTGAATTAGCAGACGGTGTTGAAGGCTATCTGCGTGCTTCTGACGCTTCTCGTGACCGCGTTGAAGATGCAACTCTGGTATTGAGCGTTGGCGACAGCGTTGAAGCGAAATACACCGGTGTTGATCGTAAAAACCGCGTTGTTAGCCTGTCTGTTCGTGCGAAAGACGAAGCTGATGAGAAAGATGCAATCGCAACTGTTAACAACAAGCCGGAAGAAAACAATTTCTCCAGCGCGATGGCAGAAGCGTTCAAAGCAGCTAAAGGCGAGTAA
- the serC gene encoding 3-phosphoserine/phosphohydroxythreonine transaminase: protein MTQIFNFSAGPAMLPVEVLRRAEQELCNWNGLGTSVMEISHRSKEFMQVAAESEQDLRDLLKIPSNYKVLFCHGGARAQFAAVPLNLLGERSTADYIDGGYWAHSAINEAEKYCTPNVIDVKTRVGDLRGIKPMREWKLSDDAAFVHYCPNETIDGIAIEEEPDFGDKIVVADYSSSILSRRIDVSRYGVIYAGAQKNIGPAGLTLVIVRDDLLGKARRELPSILDYQVLADNDSMFNTPPTFAWYLSGMVFKWLKEYGGLAEMEKRNQEKADLLYSAIDGNDFYRNDVAVANRSRMNVPFLLADSALDKVFLEESVAAGLHALKGHRVVGGMRASIYNAMPLEGVKALTEFMADFARRHG from the coding sequence ATGACTCAGATTTTTAATTTTAGCGCCGGTCCAGCAATGCTGCCGGTTGAAGTACTGCGTCGTGCTGAACAGGAATTGTGTAATTGGAATGGCCTGGGTACATCGGTCATGGAAATCAGCCACCGCAGTAAAGAGTTTATGCAGGTTGCCGCTGAATCCGAACAAGATCTGCGTGATTTGCTGAAAATCCCCTCCAACTACAAAGTGCTCTTTTGCCACGGTGGTGCGCGTGCGCAATTCGCCGCAGTGCCGTTAAACCTCCTGGGCGAACGCTCAACAGCCGACTACATCGACGGTGGATATTGGGCCCACAGCGCAATCAATGAAGCAGAAAAATACTGCACACCTAACGTGATTGACGTGAAAACGCGTGTAGGCGATCTGCGCGGCATTAAGCCGATGCGTGAATGGAAATTGTCTGATGACGCGGCGTTTGTGCATTACTGTCCGAATGAAACCATTGACGGTATTGCGATCGAAGAAGAGCCGGATTTTGGCGATAAAATTGTGGTCGCCGACTATTCTTCCAGCATTCTGTCTCGCCGTATTGACGTCAGTCGCTATGGTGTGATCTACGCCGGTGCGCAGAAAAATATCGGCCCGGCCGGTCTGACGCTAGTCATCGTGCGTGACGATTTGCTGGGCAAAGCGCGCCGTGAGCTGCCATCGATTCTGGATTATCAGGTTCTGGCGGACAATGACTCCATGTTTAACACGCCACCGACCTTTGCCTGGTACCTGTCCGGCATGGTCTTCAAATGGCTGAAAGAGTACGGCGGTCTGGCTGAAATGGAAAAACGTAACCAAGAGAAGGCCGACCTGCTGTATAGCGCGATTGATGGTAACGATTTCTATCGTAATGACGTCGCGGTAGCGAACCGTTCTCGCATGAATGTGCCGTTCCTGCTGGCGGACTCTGCGCTGGATAAAGTCTTCCTGGAAGAATCCGTTGCTGCGGGTCTGCACGCGCTGAAAGGTCATCGCGTAGTGGGCGGCATGCGTGCTTCTATCTACAATGCGATGCCGCTGGAAGGCGTGAAAGCGCTGACGGAATTTATGGCTGACTTCGCGCGTCGCCACGGTTGA
- the cmk gene encoding (d)CMP kinase codes for MAVMAPVITVDGPSGAGKGTLCKALAEALQWNLLDSGAIYRVLALAALHHHVDISSEDALVPLASHLDVRFVAEDGQLKVILEGEDVSHEIRTEAVGNTASQAAAFPRVREALLRRQRAFREAPGLIADGRDMGTVVFPDAPVKIFLDASAEERAQRRMLQLQGKGFNVNFERLLSEIKERDERDRSRPVAPLVPAADALVLDSTEMTIDEVIARALAYAREILA; via the coding sequence ATGGCGGTAATGGCACCGGTAATTACGGTTGACGGACCGAGCGGCGCAGGCAAAGGTACCTTGTGTAAGGCATTGGCTGAAGCTTTACAATGGAACCTGCTGGACTCGGGGGCTATCTATCGTGTTTTGGCTCTGGCGGCATTGCACCACCATGTGGATATCAGTTCGGAAGATGCGCTGGTTCCGCTGGCTTCTCATCTCGATGTGCGTTTTGTTGCAGAAGATGGGCAACTGAAAGTCATCCTGGAAGGCGAAGACGTTAGCCATGAAATTCGGACTGAAGCGGTAGGTAACACGGCGTCTCAGGCCGCGGCTTTTCCTCGCGTTCGTGAAGCATTATTACGTCGGCAGCGTGCATTTCGCGAGGCTCCGGGGTTGATTGCTGATGGCCGAGACATGGGAACGGTCGTCTTTCCTGATGCACCCGTGAAGATTTTTTTGGATGCCAGTGCGGAAGAACGCGCACAACGTCGCATGCTACAGTTGCAGGGGAAGGGCTTTAATGTTAACTTTGAACGTCTTTTGTCTGAGATAAAAGAACGGGATGAGCGCGATCGTAGCCGCCCTGTTGCGCCGTTAGTGCCTGCTGCCGATGCGTTGGTGCTGGATTCAACGGAAATGACGATCGATGAAGTGATAGCGCGCGCGTTGGCTTATGCCCGCGAAATTTTAGCGTAA
- the ihfB gene encoding integration host factor subunit beta, with protein sequence MTKSELIERLAGQQSHIPAKVVEDAVKEMLEQMASTLAEGDRIEIRGFGSFSLHYRAPRVGRNPKTGDKVELEGKYVPHFKPGKELRDRANIYG encoded by the coding sequence ATGACCAAGTCTGAACTTATTGAAAGGCTTGCTGGACAGCAATCTCATATCCCAGCCAAAGTGGTTGAGGATGCAGTGAAAGAAATGCTCGAACAAATGGCTTCTACGCTAGCCGAAGGCGACCGTATTGAAATCCGTGGGTTTGGCAGTTTTTCACTTCACTACCGTGCACCGCGTGTAGGTCGTAATCCGAAAACGGGTGACAAAGTTGAGTTGGAAGGTAAGTACGTCCCTCACTTTAAGCCAGGTAAGGAACTCCGCGACCGCGCTAATATTTACGGCTAA
- the focA gene encoding formate transporter FocA codes for MKADNPFTLLLPAAMAKVAEDAGVYKATKQPYTTFYLAITAGVFISIAFVFYITATTGTATIPFGIAKLIGGICFSLGLMLVVVCGADLFTSTVLIVIAKASGRITWKQLACNWANVYVGNLIGALFFVGLIWFSGEHMVANGAWGLNVLKTAEHKLEHTFVEALCLGILANLLVCLAVWMSYSGRTLTDKMFAMILPVAMFVSSGFEHSIANMFMIPMGIVIKNFATPEFWDAIGMVPSQFEHLTVSHFITDNLIPVTLGNIIGGGVMVGLTYWVIYLRGGDKHH; via the coding sequence GTGAAAGCTGACAACCCCTTTACTCTATTACTTCCGGCCGCTATGGCAAAAGTTGCTGAAGACGCCGGAGTCTATAAAGCTACCAAACAACCGTACACGACGTTTTATTTAGCGATCACTGCGGGGGTGTTTATTTCGATCGCCTTCGTCTTTTATATTACGGCTACCACGGGGACCGCAACGATTCCTTTCGGCATCGCGAAGTTGATCGGTGGTATCTGTTTCTCCCTTGGCCTCATGTTGGTGGTCGTCTGCGGTGCAGACTTGTTTACCTCAACCGTTCTCATCGTGATTGCCAAAGCCAGTGGACGTATTACCTGGAAGCAACTAGCCTGTAACTGGGCAAATGTCTATGTCGGCAACCTGATTGGCGCGCTTTTCTTCGTTGGACTTATCTGGTTCTCGGGAGAGCATATGGTCGCAAACGGTGCGTGGGGGCTTAATGTCCTGAAAACAGCTGAACACAAACTTGAACACACGTTTGTTGAAGCGCTGTGTCTGGGTATTCTGGCCAACCTGTTGGTTTGTCTGGCCGTGTGGATGAGTTATTCCGGCCGTACGCTTACAGACAAAATGTTTGCCATGATTCTGCCTGTCGCCATGTTTGTTTCCAGCGGCTTTGAGCACAGTATCGCCAACATGTTCATGATTCCTATGGGCATCGTTATCAAAAATTTTGCGACCCCAGAATTCTGGGATGCCATTGGCATGGTGCCGTCTCAGTTTGAACATTTAACCGTTAGCCACTTTATTACCGACAATCTGATTCCCGTCACCCTAGGGAACATCATCGGCGGTGGCGTAATGGTCGGTTTGACATATTGGGTAATTTATTTGCGCGGTGGAGACAAGCACCACTAA
- the aroA gene encoding 3-phosphoshikimate 1-carboxyvinyltransferase: protein MQESLTLQPIKLINGTLNLPGSKSVSNRALLLAALAEGKTRLTNLLDSDDVRHMLTALTALGVDYHLSSDRAVCEISGLGGAFTASQPLELFLGNAGTAMRPLAAALCLTDGDIVLTGEPRMKERPIGHLVDALRQGGAKIDYLEQENYPPLRLHGGFQGGEISVDGSVSSQFLTALLMTAPLATQDTQISIQGDLVSKPYIDITLHMMKAFGIEVRHENYQRFFVAGRQQYRSPGDYLVEGDASSASYFLAAAAIKGGVVRVTGVGRNSVQGDIRFADVLEKMGATVRWGEDYIECERGELHAIDMDMNHIPDAAMTIATAALFAQGGTTTLRNIFNWRVKETDRLAAMAIELRKVGAEVEEGNDYIRITPPTKLKVAEIGTYNDHRMAMCFSLVALSDTPVTILDPKCTAKTFPDYFEQLARLSELA from the coding sequence ATGCAGGAATCCCTGACGCTACAACCCATCAAACTGATTAACGGTACCCTTAACCTTCCTGGCTCAAAAAGCGTCTCTAACCGTGCGCTTTTGCTGGCGGCCTTGGCTGAAGGAAAGACCCGGCTGACTAACCTGTTAGACAGTGACGATGTCCGCCATATGCTTACCGCTCTAACGGCGTTGGGAGTGGACTACCACCTGTCGTCTGACCGGGCTGTGTGTGAGATTTCGGGGCTGGGTGGTGCGTTTACGGCATCGCAACCGTTGGAACTGTTTTTAGGGAATGCTGGTACCGCGATGCGTCCACTGGCTGCCGCACTGTGTCTGACCGATGGCGATATTGTGCTGACAGGCGAACCGCGGATGAAAGAGCGCCCAATCGGGCATTTGGTCGATGCACTGCGTCAGGGCGGGGCGAAAATTGACTATCTGGAGCAGGAAAATTACCCACCGCTTCGTCTGCACGGTGGTTTTCAGGGCGGCGAAATCAGCGTAGATGGCAGTGTATCAAGCCAGTTCCTGACTGCGCTGCTGATGACCGCGCCTCTGGCTACGCAGGATACGCAAATCAGCATTCAGGGCGATCTGGTTTCCAAACCGTATATCGATATCACGCTGCATATGATGAAAGCGTTTGGTATTGAAGTGCGTCATGAAAACTATCAGCGATTCTTCGTGGCGGGTCGCCAGCAGTATCGCTCACCGGGTGACTATCTGGTGGAAGGTGATGCGTCATCAGCCTCTTACTTCCTGGCTGCCGCGGCGATTAAAGGCGGTGTTGTGCGTGTGACCGGCGTAGGCCGTAATAGCGTACAGGGCGACATTCGCTTTGCTGATGTGCTGGAAAAAATGGGAGCAACCGTGCGCTGGGGTGAGGATTATATTGAATGTGAACGCGGTGAGCTGCACGCGATCGACATGGATATGAATCACATTCCTGATGCTGCGATGACTATCGCGACGGCGGCGCTTTTCGCGCAGGGTGGTACTACCACGCTGCGTAATATCTTTAACTGGCGCGTGAAAGAAACCGATCGTCTGGCGGCAATGGCGATTGAGCTACGTAAAGTTGGCGCGGAAGTTGAAGAGGGTAATGACTACATTCGCATTACGCCGCCGACTAAGCTAAAAGTGGCAGAAATCGGCACGTACAACGATCACCGTATGGCGATGTGTTTCTCGCTGGTCGCGCTATCGGATACGCCAGTTACGATTCTGGATCCGAAATGTACGGCTAAAACCTTCCCGGACTACTTCGAACAGCTGGCACGCCTCAGCGAGCTAGCCTGA